Below is a window of Rhodamnia argentea isolate NSW1041297 chromosome 11, ASM2092103v1, whole genome shotgun sequence DNA.
GGAACTCGCTTCGCCATTACTATCGGATCGAGGAAGACGGGGGCAGAGAAGAGGAGGCtgatgaagaggaggaagaggaggaggtggaggagcagagagagagTGTGGCGAAGAGAGCTGAGTTGAGTGAAGAGTCGGCGGATGAATTGGAATCGGGATCGGAGGTTGAGCTGGAGGGTGGTGGTGAGTCGGAGTCCACTACTGATACTGATGAAGGAGGAGATGAGGATGTTTATGAGGAAGAAGGCGTTGAAGTGCAGGTAACGTTGTGTTCTTCCTTGCTGGCTGAATTTTGAGTAGCTTCGTTCTTGTACACGTGTTCTGGTGTTCTCCCTCTACGCAAAAAATAAGCACTTTGATGTCATTGGGATAAAGATGTTGATGGTGCCGATACTCAATAGGTTGCAGTGACAAGGAAATGCTGCTCACGATGGAATTTGCAACTCCAAGATTGCGACTTCCGGAAATCCAGTTTCTTGAATAAACAGTTAACTGATGCGGCTAGTTTGTCTAGTGAATACATGAGAAAAGTTAGGATGCAGTGCTGTCTCAAGAAGAGAAGACTATCTGATGGTGCTGGTTGTACATATTGTATGccttttcgattttcttttcctaacgctttttgatgttttatacACTATGAATGAGATTGATATTGATTGACATTTTTATTGTATAATCTACTCAAACAGACAATGGAAGGAAAGGGAATGGTCCTTTACAAAATCTCTCACTACTTACTTATGAGCACAAAAGAAACGCTTTTTGTTGTCACTTCTATGTAAAATAGTTGATTTACTGCCAAGGGAGAGGCATGAACAATTAGTTTATTGGGGATCCCAGTAATATGACAGATAATAGCGTGCAAAACTTATTCCTTTTTCTGTGCTGTCCTTATTTGTTTTTGGTTTCTCTGTGGATTACCTTTTCACATCTAACTGCAATCATTCTGCGGAACAGGAGGAAAACATACCAACTATTGACAAGGAAACTCGTAGGCTTGCTGTTCTTAATATGGACTGGAGACATGTCAAGGTACTGTATTTGAGTTTGGTATTCTCCATTCACCGACGCCTGATGgtacttttctattttaaatGTCAAATGACCATTTCAGACATTTTTTACCGTGTTGAAGCATTTGGTTCACGAATGAGAACTATCTTTGTACATAAAGGGTAGTTTACATCTGTAATGAAATGATTGTTCTAGACGTTTTTACCCTATTGAAGTGTTTGATTCACAAATGAGAACTATCtttgttaaaagaaaatagaaggtTACCTCTGTAATGGAATGACTGTTTCACACATTTTTGACCCTTTTGAATGAGAACTATCCCTGTTAAAAAGGGAAGCAGCTTACATCTGTAACGATTAAATATTGTGGCTTATACAAGTTGAATTTCCTACATATGGAAATAAATAAAGCCTTTAGATTGGTTTGATAGCGAGAGCAGTGGCCTGACAATTGACGGTTTGGTCATAGTTGTCCTTAAATGGTTGGATTCCTTTGGCTAGTTTTACTAACGGTCATTTACATGGCTTTGCAATGTCCTGGTTTGCCTTTAGATTGTGTCATTTTTCTCCACTGCAGGCTGTCGACTTGTTTGTCCTTCTAAGCTCTTTCCTTCCCAAAGGTGGTCAAATTTTGTCTGTGGCTGTCTACCCATCTGAATTTGGGATCCAGCGTATGAAAGACGAAGAAATTCATGGCCCTGTTGGGCTCTTTGACGATGATGACAATAGGAATGAGGATGAGGACGATGGTGAGATTAATGACGAGAAACTGCGTGCATATGAGAAAAGTAGACTGAGGTGATAATTTTATCACACTTTGCGTTTCTTGCTTATCAATTCTCTGTTTCTTGCATTGACATTGAGCTTATTCATGCTGTCTCTCTTGTTCTTTTGGTTGCCCACAACTTTTAGGTAGCATGTGTTGCAAAGGACAATCGTCCATATTCATAGGAGATAATATTTGAATAGTCAAGCGGGTTTCTCTaaaaacagaaggaaaaagGGTTTTCTTGGATGCAGAACATTGTTCCACTTGTTGCTTGATGAATTAGTGCAACAGCCTTTCCTTTTAGACTCGAGTATGCTGACtctgaggattttttttttgtcagtaaAAGCTGATTATGAGGATTTGGCAGTCCTTAATGGCCTATGCGCTGAAATTTCTATTTGTCCTATTCATTGGAATGACTGTCAAGAAGTCAACATGGTAGGTTGTACCTAAAGTAAAGAAATCAGCATAGTTGATATTGGAATATCCAGTAGTGTGCCACTGTATATCAGGGCCAACAAGTCTGTGCTGATGCCTATGAAAGAGATATATTCCAcggtttttttgtttcttcctgGCTTTGTCATCCTGGAAGCGTAATGCATGAATATTCACTATAAATGGTACCTGAAGTAAGAGGAATAAGAGGGGCACCTCAAACTGACTGGGTATTTAGTTTTTCTTTCAAGTCAAAGGACTTCACTATTCATTGGGGTACatattttttcttaatcatGTATTGCTTTGGTACCATTTCTTGCTCAGTCATTCAGCTTTGCTGCTGGTTTCTGCATTCTTCTCCAATGAGCTTAGTTTGCTTTAACGTcaaatgcacaaacaagattGTCCGTATGGGAATCTATCTAAGGCAATCTCAAGAGATGAAGAATCGCTCTTGGTAGCTCGTATATTTAGCTTTTAGTATATAGAGACGTCTTTTTTATCATTTCAAGCCCAAGGGTTTGTCTGCATGACCCTTTTTTTGTTAGCAGTGATTGGATGTTCAAGTGACTTTACTTCAGAGTTTCCTGCAGTctctttttgtgattttgagACCAGGAACCCTGGCATGTATATTGTGCCTCAGGCTGCTCCCATGTTAACATGTTTTCTGGATATTCCTCCTTGTGCGGATGTCAAATAAACTGAGCTCTGTCTTTTGAACTTGTTGGAGGGAAATTATAGCGAACTTGTGTAGAGACTTCCACAGTTTACTATTGTTGAGTACTAAAGTTTCTAGTTTTCTATTGCAGGATATTACATTTTACTCGTTTTCCTTTCCCCTTATCAGATGTTGAGTGCTTATTGTCTATTCAGGTACTATTATGGTGTAGTAGAATGTGATTCGAGTGCTACAGCTGATTACCTTTACAATGCTTGCGATGGGCTTGAAGTTGAAAGATCATCAAATATGCTTGATTTGAGATTCATTCCTGACTCAATGGAGTTTAAGCACGCACCTCGTGATGTTGCAACAGAGGTATGTTCCTCAGTCATAGTGGCGGCTGAAGACACTGACAATTAAATGGGAATCAGATTAAGTCATTGCTCTTCATCAACCAAGCTACAGAATTAGGAAGAAATTGATCGATCTTATTCTGACTGATGGTCATTCTTTTTCAATAATCAGAGGTACTAGTTAGGTGATAGCTTCTGACAGCcatgtcttgaattttaaaataaCATGGTTCACTGCAGGCACCTGTAAACTATGAGGCTGTAGATTTCCAAACTCGAGCTCTGCAGCAAAGTAAAATCCATCTAACATGGGATGAAGATGAGCCTGATCGTGTGAAGACCCTGAAACGAAAGTTCAATGCTGATCAGGTATTTATGCCTTGTTATGTATCTTGTTGTGTATGCAATAGGTCTTTTCCCTTTTGATATTATTTTGGCCTTTGATAGGCATTTCTGTGAATGGGCATGTTCTCTTTTCGTAGTTGGTGGTGAAGGGACGAATGCGTAGGCAGGATCCGCTGCCTGCTGCTATTTTCTTCTTACTTAGGTTATACATCGCGGAATAACATTccgtttttctttatttttatacttCTAAGCTGAAGGATGTAATAGATCTGTTTTTAACAGAAGAAGCTTTCTTTTCTCATCAAGCATCAGATCAGTACAGACAGTGCAGGGAGGTCATCATTTTGAGATGTTCTCTTCTAATGTATGAATCTGACTGTGCATCCAACAGATATGCTTATAGTATATTCAATGTCAACATAAGTCTACTCACGAACATATTGTGTCAGTTTATGCGTATCCATGCATCTTGGGAATGTTTAATTTGAAGCGGCATTGCGAATTTGCATAAAAGTGATCTTATGTGTACAGAGAGGCAACAGTGGCTCTTGCCATTCGAGGAAAATCTGCCTGTCTGTGCACTTATGGGGGTGTGCTTTTAGTTTTATTGGTACTCCATATCCATTGTTCCTGCCTGCGTAGTTTATGCGTAATCATTATCTACTTATAACGCCTTTGTGTATCCTTCTAATTGATAATTGGTGCATGTGAATATAATGCTTGCATTTCCATGTTTTCTGTTTTATACAGCTAGCTGATCTTGAACTGAGAGAGTTTTTGGCTTCCGATGAGAGTGAATATGATTATGATCGTGAGGAGGGTGTTTTGGATGATCAACCAGATAAGAAGGGGAGGAAACGTGATATGTACCGTGCTTTACTCGAGGGAGGTAATGGCTCTGATGGAGATGGGGAGGACGAGAATAGGGATATGGAAATAACTTTTAATACTGGCTTAGAAGATTTAAGCAAACGCATATTAGAGAAGAAAGATAAGAAATCTGAAACAGTTTGGGACGCGCAGCTCAGAAAACAACGTGAGAAGAAGAATGCTCGGAAGAACAAGGCCAAGGATTCATCAGATGATGAGAGCAGTGACACTGTTGAGGACAGAGTTGAGCAAGAGGACGACTTTTTTGTGGAAGAGCCTTCAGTTAAGAGAAGTAAAAAGGGAACTCGTCGGAAGAATAGTAAAGCAGAGAACGAGCACCAAGATGTAGATGGGGAAGGAGAAGCAAGCAGAGCTGAGCTTGAGTTGTTGCTTGCTGATGAGAATGGAGCTGATACTGGACCCAAGGGGTATAAAATCAAAGCTAAAAAGACCAAAGGGAAGAAGGGAGATCAAATGCCAGATGATGACAAAATACCAACCGTTGATTATAGTGATTCCCGGTTTTCTGCTCTTTTCACTTCCCCACTCTTTGCTTTGGACCCCACCGATCCACAATTCAAGAGGTATCTCCATCATAAAGCAAAGATTACATAGAACAGGATTCAGTTGTGTAGAAGGCAAGGATAGGCTTGTTTTGAAGTTGGATCTTGCTAAAATAGGCTGTTGTTTTATTGCTGTACCTTGGGGATAATGAATTCATGCATGCGGGACTATTCATGATTGACGTAGATATCTCGATGATAATGTAGCTCTATGTTACATGTAGTCTTAGCTAGTTATAGTTGTTGAAAACAGATCTTCAACTGGTATGAGCGGCTTGATTAATTAATAGCTTCTATAGGTGTTCATAGTTTCTGTTTTGCTTGTTGCAGGAGTGCTGCTTATGCACGGCAGGTAGCACAGAGACAGCATAAGGGCGATCGTCCAGAGTCTGTGGAGAACGATGCTAAGAAAATTGCAGCCAAGATAGACTTACCACCTAATGACCTGGAGAGTGGGAAAGGTGGGCTTCCGAAATCGGATGTCTTGGCCGCAAGGAAAGAGAAACATGAGTTGTCTTCATTAGTGAGATCACTCAAGATGAAATCCAAGCGAGTTCCGTTGCCTTCCAACAGCAAGTCATCAAAGAAAGTAGACAAAGTTCGGTCTAGAAGACATGAAAGAAAAGGTGAACATTGAGTATCAACATTACTACTGTCAATCAACAGAGAAGGAATGAGTTTCTGATGGAAATCAACATAGAGAGATGAGTTTTCCAAACGACAGTCTGCTGCAAGCTCTACTGCATAGAAACATGGTTCTATGCTGCGCTTATCGAGCTTTGGAGGAATTTCTGTCAATCTTGTGCGGTAAATGTGCAGAAAGATAAAATGGTTTGTGTTATTTCTGGTTTTCATGTCTTTGGCCACACATTCTTGTATCATTCTCAGCATCGTCAATGTACTCTGGTCGACCCTACAGGGTCATCGTCGAAAGGAAGTCGTATTCCATATTTCGTGTTCCAAATTGTctcttctgtttcttttttctttttctttttctttttcgttttcatttttctttttgtctttttctttgacTGTCCCCTCTTAATTAATAAGAGAATCAGCATCCCCagttttgatttgattgtggGACATCTTCTTTGTTATACTACATTTAAGATTCATTTATTCGAGGGAGAATTGtttttggaattatttttcgatttttcaatatttagatgatggaaaactaatcgatccaaaattttttttttcatggatcgAAAAGAAGAAGCTTAGTTTTCTGTTTGCCAACTTGACCATCTTGTTGTAATAAAAATTAGCAACTAATTAAAGTGTACTTATCTTTTCTGTATAAAATCATGTGGAAGTCATCTTCCTCGTTCAAACTGACGAATTCTCTATAAAGTGGTGACCATGTGATACTGGCATGTGATATTTTGATGTGGTTAGAAACATTGTTAGAGGAATAATAACTTCGACTTGGTATTAGCAATTTCTTCACATGTTATTTGTATTaagaaattaaatatgctaGTATAATACTTCATATGGCCttgttccctctttttttttttttttggcgatcAGAGAATATTCGAGCTAGCTTTCGTGCATCCCTTAACAATTTTAAGGATGCATTTCTCTGATTGACCTGATGGGCCGGTACAATCAGAATTTTACTCATGTAACGCTCTTGATCAGTGTTTTTGAACAAGAAATCTTGAATTGGCTGGTTCAAACGGTCGGCCGGAATCGAAGCACGGTCCTATCTGAGTTTTCTCTATAGCCTGGATTGCCCAAGAACTGGGCAAATCCGACGTTGATCTagttcaactggccaatccaaTGAACCAGTCAATGGTTTTGCCAGATCTTTTATAAGGCCATTGATCTGTTAAAaagggaatttttgaaaattgtctTCACTTTTTACACGGGTTGGTTGCCTAGAGAAAAATGCTTTAAAAGTTTATGGGCAGATGACTCTTTTCCTGGTCTAAATAAACGCTACGAAATTTTCCTATATCATGCACTGTTCTTACTTGATTTTACATTCCTTTTTGGTGGAGAAGATAATCTTGGATCGGATATATTTTGCCAAAAACCAAATTTACTTGgcgaaaattgaccaaaaaacgaaaaaaattatctaaaaagtcctaaacttatctcacttttattaattcagtcataaatttggCCGAAATCACTGACATGATAGTGGCGGGACGGTGCTCGACACACACTATAGCGTTATTTTTACTGAGACTAGAAACATTCCGCATATTAAAAATACATACTTTCAGTTCATTAGTAATTCTGTCATGAGATTAGATAATGAAAACGAATCTCTTAAAGCCACAGTAGAATAGGATGATGACCCAGAAAGCATGTCTCAGCAACATTCCTGAGTATCACACCGTTTAGATAACAAGTCATCTCACCCAAAACCTGAATCAACAACAGCAATTCTCAATCACGACGCTGCGACAATCTCATCTTGCTCATAACTACAACTCTGCTATCGGATCCTAGAAGTGGAAGTCGATATAGTTTACTCAGATTTGCTGTTTCTACCTAAGGATGTATGCCTCTTAATAAGTATCGTCCGGCTATCGGGTAAGGCCTCAACAAtgtaaaagaataaaaaaaatggccaaaaatgGATATACGAGAGTCATTAGTACACATGTAAAAGGATGCAAACGCCAGGAGTAACTTGACAGAGGCGGCGACACCGCTGAATCATGATTGTTGTTGCCACCGCTACTTGAAGTGGCTTCTGGATTGAAGGCAACAGGAGGAATTGCACTGGTGTTTTTCTGGTTGACAGGCAACGTGGATGTGCCGTTCACATCGTAGCCTGGAAAAAGAATTGTTAAAATTCCAAATTGTCAACAAGATGTATGATTGAATGTTTTCATAAGGTCAAGCGGAGTTACTCACAGTTGGAGGGCTTCCAACCAAGTACCATCCTTTCGCGATCAAAAACTACACGATAGCCAGTCATGAAATTTTCTGAAAAGTGAACAGAATTGTTAGTGCCAGAATAGCTCAATGCGGAACAACAACCTCATGATGCAGCTATTAAAAAGTATTGGAACAGTACGTTTCAAGTTAACGTAGGAACCAGATCAGAGTTCAAGCACAACTGCTGAGGTTTATTTAACCCGTCACTCCATAAACTTACGGTTACTACCAAAAAGGAAGACGCACAAAAGGTCCTCTGTGTGCATGCACATTGGCTGCTTGCTTGCTTATTCATCCAGGAAATATCTGAGGAAGAACTTTCACTAATGTTGCCATCCATATGAACATGGTCCATCGTGCAGAAGACTCAAAGAAGATATTTTACTATCACACCCTTGCTTTCCCACAACCTTACATTGCATTGGGATTAAATTCTAACATGGTCAAAGTTCCATCTAAATGGGAAAAATACACAACTGAGGTTCATGGCACTGCAGTAAGTAACGAACAGATGGAGCCAAAAGCTGCCTTGACTTCACTGTACCCATCAAGTCCTAAGTCTCAAAAGCAAGAGTAGATTTCTGAGAGAGTGATTAAATCAGTAATTGGTATAATGTCGTCTTCATGTATGTTTCAAGATGACCGTCATAGTGCCTATGTCAACTACCAGAAGAGTAGCCTACTTAGTAAACAAAAGTTGGAAGTACCAACTTTTTTATCATGCATggagaaattttcttttatggcATTGAATTTCAAGAACTCTAGGTCCTTAATAACTGGCGAACAATAAAGCTGAAAGGAAACGCTAGTAAAATGTCGGTAAACGCAGCTTCCCTAAAAAGCAGTATCAGTATTATTTATGTCGTGAATACTCACGTCCAATTATATTTACATTGCCGCTTTTCACCACAGCCAGGCAATA
It encodes the following:
- the LOC115736496 gene encoding ESF1 homolog; this translates as MGSKRKDKHNKRKTEPSNLESKVDDHESAGGCSVGGAKIITDSRFASVHSDPRFQRVPKHKAKVAIDSRFNRMFSDKSFSSSAAPLDKRGRPKKQSSRNSLRHYYRIEEDGGREEEADEEEEEEEVEEQRESVAKRAELSEESADELESGSEVELEGGGESESTTDTDEGGDEDVYEEEGVEVQEENIPTIDKETRRLAVLNMDWRHVKAVDLFVLLSSFLPKGGQILSVAVYPSEFGIQRMKDEEIHGPVGLFDDDDNRNEDEDDGEINDEKLRAYEKSRLRYYYGVVECDSSATADYLYNACDGLEVERSSNMLDLRFIPDSMEFKHAPRDVATEAPVNYEAVDFQTRALQQSKIHLTWDEDEPDRVKTLKRKFNADQLADLELREFLASDESEYDYDREEGVLDDQPDKKGRKRDMYRALLEGGNGSDGDGEDENRDMEITFNTGLEDLSKRILEKKDKKSETVWDAQLRKQREKKNARKNKAKDSSDDESSDTVEDRVEQEDDFFVEEPSVKRSKKGTRRKNSKAENEHQDVDGEGEASRAELELLLADENGADTGPKGYKIKAKKTKGKKGDQMPDDDKIPTVDYSDSRFSALFTSPLFALDPTDPQFKRSAAYARQVAQRQHKGDRPESVENDAKKIAAKIDLPPNDLESGKGGLPKSDVLAARKEKHELSSLVRSLKMKSKRVPLPSNSKSSKKVDKVRSRRHERKGEH